From the Gasterosteus aculeatus chromosome 13, fGasAcu3.hap1.1, whole genome shotgun sequence genome, one window contains:
- the specc1la gene encoding cytospin-A isoform X1 translates to MKKSVRPAVSKGSGDRGKAESTATSGTAKPAAKTSATAPLPKVKSNDDLLAAMTGGNPASSNPVNKTKRTASVGTNASNLDSKPKMTAGASSKRTTSSIAKEPNSSRERLRTSRASANKKQAVSGPAAGDAAASGKRSRGQPPAESEGRMSKSKSDGQISDKVALETKVKDLLGLAKSKDVEILHLRGELRDMRAQLGLGGKEAAQQEEAREEQQQQEEEEEEEEEEEQQQQQQVEEVEKPQVSAITAADVESTLILLQEQNQSIRVELNLLKSENRMLKDRLNALGFSLEQRLDASDKLFNYACLSPDLAAGSGQSDGGGTGTLTSSVEGSTPGSLEDLLAGHQHGGSADNLDSESSEVYQAVTSSDDALDAPSSSSESESAPSRERSRRGSSDNASEVSVACLTERIHQMEENQHSTAEELQATLQELADLQQITQELNGENERLGEEKAILMDSLCQQSDKLELYGRQIEYLRALLDDHHISYGLEEDIKSGRYMELEQRYSDLSDNAHFDREQLLGVQQHLSNTLKMAEQDNAEAQEMIGALKERNHQMERIMESERQGRAAMGAALEEYKAAVSSDQAELSRCRNQLDQERQRVAELYSLHTAGDKNDICQLLEGVRQGKEEAEAKAAKLQEELAQAHSELARLQEAFSKLDRDYRHFQEQVQQQMAEQERVLEKQRAELQEKETEIADMKETIFELEDEVEQHRALKLHDNLIITDLENSMKKLQDQKHDMEREIKILHRKLRVSREESMEWRQFQADLQTAVVIANDIKSEAQEEIGDLRRRLQENQEKNEKLCKELDEVKSRKQDEERGRVYNYMNAVERDLAALRQGMGLSRRSSTSSEPSPTVKTLIKSFDSASQGPPSNGSPCTTPTAAAAPLPRTPLSPSPMKTPPAAAVSPIQRHSVPGSMSAAKPLSSLSDKRPSYTDLTMPAEHLLRGTSASRPPSVHQRGSNMDSTKTISVSRRSSEEIKRDMSAPDSSSSSLMAMSAASSPLSLSSSSPTASITPTARSRLREERKDPLSALAREYGGSKRNALLKWCQKKTEGYQNIDITNFSSSWNDGLAFCAVLHTYLPAHIPYQELTSQEKRRNFTLAFQAAESVGIKCTLDINEMVHTERPDWQSVMTYVTAIYKYFET, encoded by the exons ATGAAGAAGTCGGTCCGGCCCGCGGTGAGCAAAGGCAGCGGGGACCGAGGGAAGGCTGAGAGCACGGCGACCTCTGGGACCGCAAAGCCAGCCGCCAAGACGAGCGCCACGGCACCTCTGCCCAAG GTGAAAAGCAATGATGACCTTTTAGCAGCGATGACCGGAGGCAATCCGGCGTCAAGTAACCCTGTGAATAAGACCAAGAGGACCGCCTCCGTTGGGACTAATGCTAGTAACCTAGACAGCAAGCCAAAGATGACAGCGG GTGCTTCATCCAAGCGGACAACCTCTTCGATTGCCAAGGAGCCAAATTCATCGCGAGAGCGTCTCCGCACATCCAGGGCGTCGGCCAATAAGAAGCAGGCGGTGTCCGGGCCCGCGGCGGGGGATGCCGCGGCATCGGGGAAGCGCTCTCGAGGCCAGCCTCCGGCAGAGTCCGAGGGCCGCATGAGCAAGTCTAAATCGGACGGCCAGATCAGCGACAAGGTGGCTCTGGAGACCAAAGTCAAAGACTTGTTGGGTCTGGCTAAAAGCAAAGATGTGGAGATCCTCCACCTGCGGGGCGAGCTCAGGGACATGAGGGCCCAGCTTGGcttgggagggaaggaggcagcgCAGCAGGAAGAAGCCAGggaggaacagcagcagcaggaagaggaggaggaggaggaggaggaggaggagcagcagcagcagcagcaggtggaggaggtggagaagcccCAGGTTTCAGCCATCACGGCGGCTGACGTGGAGTCGACCCTGATCCTCTTGCAGGAGCAGAACCAGTCCATCAGAGTGGAGCTCAACCTCCTGAAGAGTGAGAACCGGATGCTGAAGGACCGGCTCAATGCGCTGGGCTTCTCCCTGGAGCAGAGGCTGGACGCCTCCGACAAGCTGTTCAACTACGCCTGCCTGAGCCCGGACCTGGCCGCCGGCAGCGGGCAGAGTGACGGCGGAGGCACGGGTACCCTGACCTCCTCGGTGGAAGGCTCGACCCCCGGCTCCCTGGAGGATCTGCTGGCGGGGCACCAGCACGGAGGCTCGGCAGACAACCTCGACAGCGAATCCAGCGAGGTCTACCAGGCGGTCACCTCCAGCGACGACGCCCTGGACgcgccctcctcctcgtcggagTCGGAGAGCGCGCCGAGCCGGGAGCGCTCCCGCAGGGGCAGCAGCGACAACGCCAGCGAGGTGTCGGTGGCCTGCCTGACGGAGCGCATCCACCAGATGGAGGAGAACCAGCACAGCACGGCCGAGGAGCTCCAGGCCACGCTGCAGGAGCTGGCCGACCTGCAGCAGATCACCCAGGAGCTGAACGGGGAGAACGAGCGCCTGGGCGAGGAGAAGGCCATCCTCATGGACTCGCTGTGCCAGCAGAGCGACAAGCTGGAGCTGTACGGCCGTCAGATCGAGTACCTGCGCGCGCTGCTGGACGACCATCACATCTCCTACGGGCTGGAGGAGGACATCAAGAGCGGCCGCTACATGGAGCTGGAGCAGCGCTACTCGGACCTGTCGGACAACGCCCACTTTGACAGGGAGCAGCTGCTCGGGGTCCAGCAGCACCTGTCCAACACTCTGAAGATGGCCGAGCAGGACAACGCCGAGGCCCAAGAGATGATCGGAGCGCTGAAGGAGCGGAACCACCAGATGGAGCGCATCATGGAGTCGGAGAGGCAAGGTCGAGCCGCCATGGGCGCCGCTCTGGAAGAGTACAAGGCGGCGGTGAGCAGCGACCAGGCGGAACTGAGCCGCTGCAGGAACCAGCTGGAccaggagaggcagagggtggCCGAGTTGTACTCGCTGCACACGGCCGGGGACAAAAATGACATCTGCCAACTGCTGGAAGGGGTACGCCAGGGGAAAGAAGAGGCGGAGGCCAAGGCGGccaagctgcaggaggagctggcgcAGGCCCACAGTGAACTCGctcggctgcaggaggctttcAGTAAG CTGGACCGGGACTACAGACACTTCCAGgagcaggtgcagcagcagatggCCGAGCAGGAACGCGTCCTGGAGAAGCAGCGagcggagctgcaggagaaggagaccGAGATTGCCGACATGAAGGAAACCATATTTGAGCTGGAGGACGAGGTGGAGCAGCACCGCGCTCTTAAACTCCACGACAACCTCATCATCACGGACCTCGAGA ACTCgatgaagaagctgcaggaccAGAAGCACGACATGGAGCGAGAGATTAAGATTCTTCACCGCAAACTCAGGGTAAGCAGG GAGGAGTCTATGGAGTGGCGTCAGTTCCAGGCGGATCTGCAGACGGCCGTCGTCATCGCTAACGACATCAAGTCCGAGGCGCAGGAGGAGATCGGAGACCTGCGGCGCCGGCTGCAGGAAAACCAGGAGAAGAACGAGAAGCTGTGCAAGGAGCTGGACGAGGTCAAGAGCCGCAA GCAGGAcgaggagagaggcagagtgTATAACTACATGAACGCAGTGGAGAGGGACCTGGCGGCTCTCAGGCAGGGGATGGGTCTCAGCCGGcgatcctccacctcctcagagCCCTCGCCCACCGTCAAGACCCTCATCAAGAGCTTCGACAGCGCCTCGCAAG GCCCTCCTTCTAACGGGAGTCCCTGCACGACGCCGAcagccgccgccgctccgcTCCCGCGCACCCCTCTCAGCCCGAGTCCCATGAAGACGCCCCCAGCGGCGGCTGTCTCACCCATACAG AGACACTCCGTACCCGGCTCCATGTCAGCAGCCAAGCCGCTCTCGTCCCTGAGTGACAAGAGGCCCAGCTACACTGACCTCACCATGCCAG CCGAGCACCTTCTCAGGGGAACCTCGGCTAGCCGACCGCCGTCTGTCCACCAGAGGGGCTCCAACATGGACTCCACCAAGACGATATCGG TGTCCCGTCGGAGCAGTGAGGAGATAAAGAGGGACATGTCCGCTCCGGATTCCTCCTCGAGCTCCCTGATGGCTATGAGTGCCGCCTCCTCGCCgctctccctgtcttcctcctcccccaccgccTCCATCACCCCCACAGCACGCAGCCGCCTAAG agaagagagaaaggaccCGCTGTCGGCACTGGCCCGAGAGTATGGAGGCTCCAAGAGAAACGCCTTGCTGAAGTGGTGCCAGAAGAAGACTGAGGGTTATCAG AACATTGACATCACGAacttcagcagcagctggaacGACGGCCTGGCCTTCTGCGCTGTGCTGCACACCTACCTGCCCGCACACATCCCCTACCAGGAGCTCACCAGCCAGGAGAAG AGGAGAAACTTCACCTTAGCGTTCCAGGCTGCAGAGAGTGTGGGCATCAAATGCACTCTG
- the specc1la gene encoding cytospin-A isoform X2: MKKSVRPAVSKGSGDRGKAESTATSGTAKPAAKTSATAPLPKVKSNDDLLAAMTGGNPASSNPVNKTKRTASVGTNASNLDSKPKMTAGASSKRTTSSIAKEPNSSRERLRTSRASANKKQAVSGPAAGDAAASGKRSRGQPPAESEGRMSKSKSDGQISDKVALETKVKDLLGLAKSKDVEILHLRGELRDMRAQLGLGGKEAAQQEEAREEQQQQEEEEEEEEEEEQQQQQQVEEVEKPQVSAITAADVESTLILLQEQNQSIRVELNLLKSENRMLKDRLNALGFSLEQRLDASDKLFNYACLSPDLAAGSGQSDGGGTGTLTSSVEGSTPGSLEDLLAGHQHGGSADNLDSESSEVYQAVTSSDDALDAPSSSSESESAPSRERSRRGSSDNASEVSVACLTERIHQMEENQHSTAEELQATLQELADLQQITQELNGENERLGEEKAILMDSLCQQSDKLELYGRQIEYLRALLDDHHISYGLEEDIKSGRYMELEQRYSDLSDNAHFDREQLLGVQQHLSNTLKMAEQDNAEAQEMIGALKERNHQMERIMESERQGRAAMGAALEEYKAAVSSDQAELSRCRNQLDQERQRVAELYSLHTAGDKNDICQLLEGVRQGKEEAEAKAAKLQEELAQAHSELARLQEAFSKLDRDYRHFQEQVQQQMAEQERVLEKQRAELQEKETEIADMKETIFELEDEVEQHRALKLHDNLIITDLENSMKKLQDQKHDMEREIKILHRKLREESMEWRQFQADLQTAVVIANDIKSEAQEEIGDLRRRLQENQEKNEKLCKELDEVKSRKQDEERGRVYNYMNAVERDLAALRQGMGLSRRSSTSSEPSPTVKTLIKSFDSASQGPPSNGSPCTTPTAAAAPLPRTPLSPSPMKTPPAAAVSPIQRHSVPGSMSAAKPLSSLSDKRPSYTDLTMPAEHLLRGTSASRPPSVHQRGSNMDSTKTISVSRRSSEEIKRDMSAPDSSSSSLMAMSAASSPLSLSSSSPTASITPTARSRLREERKDPLSALAREYGGSKRNALLKWCQKKTEGYQNIDITNFSSSWNDGLAFCAVLHTYLPAHIPYQELTSQEKRRNFTLAFQAAESVGIKCTLDINEMVHTERPDWQSVMTYVTAIYKYFET, encoded by the exons ATGAAGAAGTCGGTCCGGCCCGCGGTGAGCAAAGGCAGCGGGGACCGAGGGAAGGCTGAGAGCACGGCGACCTCTGGGACCGCAAAGCCAGCCGCCAAGACGAGCGCCACGGCACCTCTGCCCAAG GTGAAAAGCAATGATGACCTTTTAGCAGCGATGACCGGAGGCAATCCGGCGTCAAGTAACCCTGTGAATAAGACCAAGAGGACCGCCTCCGTTGGGACTAATGCTAGTAACCTAGACAGCAAGCCAAAGATGACAGCGG GTGCTTCATCCAAGCGGACAACCTCTTCGATTGCCAAGGAGCCAAATTCATCGCGAGAGCGTCTCCGCACATCCAGGGCGTCGGCCAATAAGAAGCAGGCGGTGTCCGGGCCCGCGGCGGGGGATGCCGCGGCATCGGGGAAGCGCTCTCGAGGCCAGCCTCCGGCAGAGTCCGAGGGCCGCATGAGCAAGTCTAAATCGGACGGCCAGATCAGCGACAAGGTGGCTCTGGAGACCAAAGTCAAAGACTTGTTGGGTCTGGCTAAAAGCAAAGATGTGGAGATCCTCCACCTGCGGGGCGAGCTCAGGGACATGAGGGCCCAGCTTGGcttgggagggaaggaggcagcgCAGCAGGAAGAAGCCAGggaggaacagcagcagcaggaagaggaggaggaggaggaggaggaggaggagcagcagcagcagcagcaggtggaggaggtggagaagcccCAGGTTTCAGCCATCACGGCGGCTGACGTGGAGTCGACCCTGATCCTCTTGCAGGAGCAGAACCAGTCCATCAGAGTGGAGCTCAACCTCCTGAAGAGTGAGAACCGGATGCTGAAGGACCGGCTCAATGCGCTGGGCTTCTCCCTGGAGCAGAGGCTGGACGCCTCCGACAAGCTGTTCAACTACGCCTGCCTGAGCCCGGACCTGGCCGCCGGCAGCGGGCAGAGTGACGGCGGAGGCACGGGTACCCTGACCTCCTCGGTGGAAGGCTCGACCCCCGGCTCCCTGGAGGATCTGCTGGCGGGGCACCAGCACGGAGGCTCGGCAGACAACCTCGACAGCGAATCCAGCGAGGTCTACCAGGCGGTCACCTCCAGCGACGACGCCCTGGACgcgccctcctcctcgtcggagTCGGAGAGCGCGCCGAGCCGGGAGCGCTCCCGCAGGGGCAGCAGCGACAACGCCAGCGAGGTGTCGGTGGCCTGCCTGACGGAGCGCATCCACCAGATGGAGGAGAACCAGCACAGCACGGCCGAGGAGCTCCAGGCCACGCTGCAGGAGCTGGCCGACCTGCAGCAGATCACCCAGGAGCTGAACGGGGAGAACGAGCGCCTGGGCGAGGAGAAGGCCATCCTCATGGACTCGCTGTGCCAGCAGAGCGACAAGCTGGAGCTGTACGGCCGTCAGATCGAGTACCTGCGCGCGCTGCTGGACGACCATCACATCTCCTACGGGCTGGAGGAGGACATCAAGAGCGGCCGCTACATGGAGCTGGAGCAGCGCTACTCGGACCTGTCGGACAACGCCCACTTTGACAGGGAGCAGCTGCTCGGGGTCCAGCAGCACCTGTCCAACACTCTGAAGATGGCCGAGCAGGACAACGCCGAGGCCCAAGAGATGATCGGAGCGCTGAAGGAGCGGAACCACCAGATGGAGCGCATCATGGAGTCGGAGAGGCAAGGTCGAGCCGCCATGGGCGCCGCTCTGGAAGAGTACAAGGCGGCGGTGAGCAGCGACCAGGCGGAACTGAGCCGCTGCAGGAACCAGCTGGAccaggagaggcagagggtggCCGAGTTGTACTCGCTGCACACGGCCGGGGACAAAAATGACATCTGCCAACTGCTGGAAGGGGTACGCCAGGGGAAAGAAGAGGCGGAGGCCAAGGCGGccaagctgcaggaggagctggcgcAGGCCCACAGTGAACTCGctcggctgcaggaggctttcAGTAAG CTGGACCGGGACTACAGACACTTCCAGgagcaggtgcagcagcagatggCCGAGCAGGAACGCGTCCTGGAGAAGCAGCGagcggagctgcaggagaaggagaccGAGATTGCCGACATGAAGGAAACCATATTTGAGCTGGAGGACGAGGTGGAGCAGCACCGCGCTCTTAAACTCCACGACAACCTCATCATCACGGACCTCGAGA ACTCgatgaagaagctgcaggaccAGAAGCACGACATGGAGCGAGAGATTAAGATTCTTCACCGCAAACTCAGG GAGGAGTCTATGGAGTGGCGTCAGTTCCAGGCGGATCTGCAGACGGCCGTCGTCATCGCTAACGACATCAAGTCCGAGGCGCAGGAGGAGATCGGAGACCTGCGGCGCCGGCTGCAGGAAAACCAGGAGAAGAACGAGAAGCTGTGCAAGGAGCTGGACGAGGTCAAGAGCCGCAA GCAGGAcgaggagagaggcagagtgTATAACTACATGAACGCAGTGGAGAGGGACCTGGCGGCTCTCAGGCAGGGGATGGGTCTCAGCCGGcgatcctccacctcctcagagCCCTCGCCCACCGTCAAGACCCTCATCAAGAGCTTCGACAGCGCCTCGCAAG GCCCTCCTTCTAACGGGAGTCCCTGCACGACGCCGAcagccgccgccgctccgcTCCCGCGCACCCCTCTCAGCCCGAGTCCCATGAAGACGCCCCCAGCGGCGGCTGTCTCACCCATACAG AGACACTCCGTACCCGGCTCCATGTCAGCAGCCAAGCCGCTCTCGTCCCTGAGTGACAAGAGGCCCAGCTACACTGACCTCACCATGCCAG CCGAGCACCTTCTCAGGGGAACCTCGGCTAGCCGACCGCCGTCTGTCCACCAGAGGGGCTCCAACATGGACTCCACCAAGACGATATCGG TGTCCCGTCGGAGCAGTGAGGAGATAAAGAGGGACATGTCCGCTCCGGATTCCTCCTCGAGCTCCCTGATGGCTATGAGTGCCGCCTCCTCGCCgctctccctgtcttcctcctcccccaccgccTCCATCACCCCCACAGCACGCAGCCGCCTAAG agaagagagaaaggaccCGCTGTCGGCACTGGCCCGAGAGTATGGAGGCTCCAAGAGAAACGCCTTGCTGAAGTGGTGCCAGAAGAAGACTGAGGGTTATCAG AACATTGACATCACGAacttcagcagcagctggaacGACGGCCTGGCCTTCTGCGCTGTGCTGCACACCTACCTGCCCGCACACATCCCCTACCAGGAGCTCACCAGCCAGGAGAAG AGGAGAAACTTCACCTTAGCGTTCCAGGCTGCAGAGAGTGTGGGCATCAAATGCACTCTG